Proteins encoded within one genomic window of [Enterobacter] lignolyticus SCF1:
- a CDS encoding NADP(H)-dependent aldo-keto reductase: MHYHRIPHSSLEISTLGLGTMTFGEQNSEADAHAQLDYAVAHGINLIDVAEMYPVPPRPETQGLTETYVGNWLARHGSREKLVIASKISGPPRNNDSGIRPNQALDRKNIREALHDSLKRLQTDYLDLYQVHWPQRPTNCFGKLGYQWTETQPVITLLETLEALTEYQRAGKIRYIGVSNETAFGVMRYLHLADKHDLPRIVTIQNPYSLLNRSFEVGLAEVSQYEGVELLAYSCLAFGTLTGKYLNGAKPPAARNTLFSRFTRYSSEQSQKAVAAYVEIARRHGLDPAQMALAFVRRQPFVASTLLGATTMEQLKANVESLHLELNEEVLAEIEAVHQVYTYPAP; this comes from the coding sequence ACGCACAGCTCGATTACGCCGTCGCTCACGGCATTAACCTGATTGACGTTGCCGAGATGTACCCGGTGCCGCCGCGCCCGGAAACCCAGGGCCTGACCGAGACCTACGTCGGCAACTGGCTGGCCCGCCACGGCAGCCGCGAAAAGCTGGTGATCGCCTCGAAGATCAGCGGCCCGCCGCGCAACAACGACAGCGGCATTCGCCCGAACCAGGCGCTGGATCGCAAAAACATCCGCGAAGCGCTGCACGACAGCCTTAAGCGCCTGCAGACCGATTACCTCGATTTATACCAGGTGCACTGGCCGCAGCGCCCGACCAACTGCTTCGGCAAGCTCGGCTATCAGTGGACCGAAACGCAGCCGGTGATCACCCTGCTGGAAACGCTGGAGGCGCTGACGGAGTACCAGCGCGCCGGGAAGATTCGCTATATCGGCGTGTCGAATGAAACGGCCTTCGGCGTGATGCGCTACCTGCATCTGGCCGATAAGCACGATCTGCCGCGCATCGTGACTATCCAGAACCCCTACAGCCTGCTCAACCGCAGCTTTGAGGTCGGTCTTGCGGAGGTCAGCCAGTACGAAGGCGTTGAGCTGCTGGCCTACTCCTGCCTGGCGTTCGGCACCCTCACCGGTAAATACCTGAACGGCGCGAAGCCCCCCGCGGCGCGCAATACGCTGTTCAGCCGCTTTACCCGCTACAGCAGCGAGCAGTCGCAGAAAGCCGTGGCGGCGTATGTGGAGATCGCCAGACGGCACGGCCTAGATCCGGCGCAGATGGCGCTGGCGTTCGTCCGTCGTCAGCCGTTCGTGGCGAGCACCCTGTTAGGCGCCACCACGATGGAGCAGCTGAAAGCTAACGTCGAAAGCCTGCATCTTGAGCTGAACGAAGAGGTACTGGCGGAGATTGAAGCGGTGCATCAGGTCTATACCTACCCGGCACCGTAA